The following nucleotide sequence is from Trifolium pratense cultivar HEN17-A07 linkage group LG2, ARS_RC_1.1, whole genome shotgun sequence.
ATAGTGCTACCTGAAGAGTTAAAACATAAGAGAGGAAATAAATCGGAGGCTAGAGACTGCATATGGCTTCTGCTTGAGTAGAAATGTGAAGGAACATAAGGAATGTAAGTTTTGCATAAGGCAAAGCATCCTTAGCTTAGAGGTGAAAGTTGGATATCTCTTGTCACAAGATTTAAATATCTTGGATATCTATTGTACAAATAGAGAGAGATGTAAACCTTCATATTCAAGCGGGGTTGTTGAAAATGAAATGGACTAGAGCCTTGGGTGGTTTGGCCATGTGGGGTGGAGTCCTTTAGATTCCGTTGTAAGGAGAGTAAGTCAAAGAAGGATAACCCAATTGCTAGAGTTGGAGGAAGGCCAAAAAGCTATAGGAGAAACTAAGAAAAAACTAGAGGTCTATGATTTGGCTAGAAGAAATATGATTCATGATAGAACTTCGTAGCGTTGTTTGATCTATATAGCCGACCACACCTAATTGGATATGGCTTGATTGTTATTGTATGCTTCTGCTGCAGAGACATTTACTAACTACTACTATCACTAAAAAAAGGCAATAAACTTTATATACGGATTTCACTTTGGAAAATAGTTTGTTTTTCATACTACAAATTACTAAATTAAAGAGGCAGTTGAAAATGATTACTGCTAGAAATTCATTCTTACATGGAATTTTTCTACACGCTAATGAATCTTTGTAATATGTTTTCTGTAGAATCAATCCCACTGTACTACAACAAAATTCAGTACTGTTGAGAATAAAGACAAGCCCCTTGTGTTGAAAGAACTCAGAAAGTTATGGGATAAATTGGAACCTGGTCTTCCGTGGGAGAAGGGAGAGTTCCATGAGTCGAACACATTATTATTGGATGACTCCCCTTACAAAGCACTTGTGAATCCCGTAAGTTCTATTCTTTACCTTTTGTTAATTATAAGTATTAAGCTTTGCTTTCTTGTGTAACATACATTGTTTTCCACCTATGTGGTCACTCCGCCTATTGGAATTATTTTCAGAAGTATACGGCTATATTCCCTTATTCTTACCGGTACTACCACACTAGAGACTCAGCGTTAGGTACAGTCTTCTGTTCATCTTGCTCTCCTCACACCCTTTACATCTTTGCATAATGCTGGCTAATTAGTAATTTCCATTGATTGACATATTCAAAGCCTTAAATTCCTATGCTTTTACCATATTGATATATATGTATCTAAGATTGTTTATTCATGTCTACCCACCTATTCCTTTTTTACTATTAACAGGACCTAAAGGTGATCTTAGGGGTTATCTAGAAAGGTTGGCTATGGCGCACAATGTTCAAGAGTTTGTGAAATCAAATCCATTTGGGCAGCGGTGCATAAGAGAAGCAAATCCATCCTGGGGTTACTATCTCAAAGTTATAGAATCTGTTAAATGCAGGGAAAATGATAGGCCCTCAGCATCAGATAAGGAGCAAACTGCTTAAAGAAGAACCAGGATGAAAGCCATGGAGATGAAAATTGATTTATACCGTTCATAttttggagtgtgtttgtttgtGTTACAAACAAATTACAGTAATCCTACTAGGACACAGATACGAGGGCAAACATTTTTTGATGTGTTTCGATTTTTGTTGCGCACAGTATATTTGCCTTAGAAAAACTAGATAGATGCGTACATTTACAGTTTCTTAACTGCATACCAAGAATACGTCTTATCCGGCCAAATGCACGTCCGAAgcagttgaaaattgaaatatatttagaaTTGAATTATATTTTATCATAGTTTCTCATATTATATATAGGTTTTATGTAACTTATTTCAGGTTCAGATAGTTTTTCCTTTCCCATTGAGATCGTCGATGTCTTACTATGTTTTtgcatttgtaatttttttccttcacttTTTTGACTACTTATTTCTtcttatttgataaataaatttattatagaTTGCTTCATATGATAGTTAGAGTCTAAGATGTCAACAAATTATGTCTTGTTCTTTTATGTTGCACTTGCCATCCATGCTTTAGGTGTTTTTAAGGCTTGACAAAATTATGCATTATACTTAAATGTTGGTGTAAAATATGTCATCACTGCATAATTCGAGCTACTGTGcaaaaattcataaacataaaataagaGTTACGCATGATGATCCTTATAGCTCAAGAGTGCACTTAATTCAGATATAGGAATTAAAGGTGAAAGGCTAAAATCACCTTGAATCACTGAAAATAGAGTATGAGCCCTATGAAAGAGTTGGTCAAGTAGTGTGTTGCTTGCTAGTGTTTAACATGAGaaaatttacaacaaaaaaaaatgttcaatgaTGTAAGCAGCCAACACttggtgggatttagtcccacatcggataggtatgattcttgagaagagtttataatgAGGAgacaatcttcaccttacaagttggttttgccggttttgtaaggatgagttaggcctcgatattcatGACAAATGAGCCCTAAGATTGCAACAAGATTGATACTAGTACAATTCAGTATCTAAATTGGAGTCAACCGATTCAATACAAGGATGAGCGGCCATCCcaggtttttaattaaaaaacaaagcgACAATTTTGCCCTTAAATGTTAAACGTTTTAGAGGGTAATTGTAGAATTTCGTTAAACCGTAATTCCTTATTGAATTGTTACGCCTCTTTCTATCTATTCCATCGCCGTTTTTGTGTTTGGAGACTACGAACTAGAAATACTTTTATTGGTATTTGAATTTTGCTAGACATATACTACTTTTATTGGTTTTAAACTTAATGAAGTATGTATTTTGATTATTGGAATTTATCATGTAATTTTTATTGTCCACGATGCGTTGCTAAAATAGTGAACGCGACGCTCGCCGCTACCGCGCTGCGTCAATTTTGGGCTTGTCCGCGCCGTGCCGATTTTCCGCTTTGACAATATAGCATCAAGGCAACATTTAGCCAATAGAAATTGGACTTATTCGAGGCAACATTTATCCACATATCGAGGCAAGGGTCATCAAGGCAACATATAATCATCTATAAACTGTacggcaaaaaaaaaaagagagaaaaattggTATTTCAACCTGTAAAACCGTTTCTTGACCAACATTCATAGAGGTTTGTCAAGAAATTGATCATATGAAAAATCATCTTTCATAACATTAGTGTCAAATAGAGTTTTGGGACATATCATGTTTCCTCAATTaaagtgttttgttttttcGTGCAGAAGATTGAACGTTTTTGAATTATCAAGTGTAAAAAAGGGTACTTTTTCCTATGCAGAGAAAATTGAATGTTGTTTCTTTGGCATAGAAAAATGAATGTTGTTCATCGGAGAAAACACTCGACAAGACATTTGCTTTATGTTCCAATCGGGTGCACTTCTTTTCGCCAAAATTCTACATAAGTCGTTGCTTTGTGTTTCATTATATTGTTGttcttgaaaagaaaaaaaaaagaatgaaacaaTGCGTAGAATATCTCTTTGCTTTCaccatatcatattttatagaGTCATACAAAAACTTTCAACAAGTTAGCACAATTTGCAAGATTGCATTTAGATCATCTTAAGCATCATCGAACCGACTTAAGGGTCATCAAAACAACTTGGATCCATCACTTCCATAaggaaaaaagataaatttttgtgaaatagaaaacaggaaaataaaaaataattgaataaaacTAATTGAATATAAATTTTTCTGACTTTTGTAACTTGAAATTTTAAGGCATACTCTCAACCTGTGTGTGTTTTAGTCACGAAGTAAaactaattgaataaaaaataaaataaaacaagaaaaacataattatttatttttatttaaattaaaataattaagaaaaaagaagCGACTCGCTCGTACCCATAACTCAGTGTCCGAGTCCGACACGACAAATCGAAACTCATCAACTctacacaaacacaaacacaaacctACCTACGATCTTCGATTCTTTCACCAAAACCTCAATCAATCATTCATTGTTCCTCTATTCTTTTCCATTCCTCAATTCTCTTTCAATTTCTCTCAAAAACTCACTTTCTCTGCTTTTTCCCTtcgatctctctctctctctctctacttCTCTTGTTCCTTTCAAATCTGGCTATGGATTACGAACCCTACGATAGTAGCGGTAAGCTTCATTCTTAACTTCCTCGTTACTTTATTGCCTCATTATTCCataaattttaatctttctCTTATGACTCTCTTTTTCAATTATAGGGTtagggttttgttttgttttgattgatttatagctttgttgatgattttattTGGGTTAGAATTTCAATTAGCACTAAAATTTTGTGGTTTTGTGGTATGGGTTTTCTGTAATCTGTGGAATGGTGAGTAACTTAAAGAGTGTGATTATATTATGATTATAATCAAAATGTTGTTTGGTTATTAACTTAAGAGTGTGATGAAATTGGTAATGTCTTGTTTTCAAAGTGTGGATTTTACTTGTTAGTGAAGGATTTACTGAAAATGTTGGTGTTCTTGGAATAACCGAACTTGTCTGGTTCTGTTTTGTAAGAGCGAAATCTGAATTATGTTTACTTGTTTTTCGAGTGACATGAACTTGTTTGAATCACTAAACTAACTGATTTTTCAAGTCGGTATACTAGTGGGAGCTACTCAAGTCAAGCATGTTTTTCATTGTGAACATGAAAGATTAAATGCTCggttttaaaattcaaaatttccttCTGCTTGAGTTCCAAAGACCACCATTAACTAGTTATGAGAGCCTCTTGGTTTTCTTTATTTACCTTAGCAATAATGCATGACGCACCTAAACAAGAAAGGCACACCAATGGTGTGTGAGGGTTGTGACTCACTGAAAGGGCAGCACCTCAACCAACTAGAGGTGCTGACCGCTTCTGGTGCTCGTGGACTGACGATACTGTTTAACACTTTTAGTCGGAAGCAGTCCCTTACAATTTTCAAACTTAAAGATGGAGAAACTTATTGAATTGTCTTTCCACATGTTTACGGGGATTTAGAGTTTTTCTAAATTAgaggttttttctttttaatgccTTCAAAGGCCTACCTTTTGGTTTCCCcttttttgacacaatattgGCTAAATGATTCACTCTACTGTTTAGCGTAGCACCGACATATGGCAGACTTCTTGCATTATACCCATGTTGTAAATTTGTTGATTTGATACCTTCGTTGCTGTATTTCTTATGTAGTTATTTGTTGCATTTAGTAGATAGTCGCCACACTTTGCATATTAGTAAATACTCGTATCCGTTACCTGATGCACTTGGTGAAATCTGGTTGATGACTTGATGTATATTTCAAGGATTTATTGTCTGGCCACACTTGTTATTATACTTATATACATTCACTTGATATAATGATTGCAGGAACCGATGACGATCTTCCACCAACACATCAAAATAGAATTCCTAGAGGGGCACGTCTTGCTGGGAATGGAAGATCAGCAGTAGGTTCAATGTCATACCCCAGGATGTATGGTGAAATTGACATGGAAGCTCAAATTCACCAACTTGAGCAGGAAGCGTATAGTTCAGTTTTACGAGCCTTTAAAGCTCAAGCTGATGCCATTACATGGGTACATTTTCTGAATTTCTTTTCgcttgtttttttcttctttttctaatttgtttgACCAGGTTTAAATGACTTCTAAATACGTGTATCTTCTTCAGGAGAAGGAAAGCTTGATTACAGAACTGAGAAAAGAACTAAGATTATCAAATGAGGAACACAGGGAACTACTAGGCCGTGTTAATGCAGATGATGTCATACGAAGGATAAGGtgtaaaaaattgcaaaacatgATTGCTTATTGATCTATGCTTTAGAAGTGAGATATTCGTTACTATTTGCATATACACATTGCTATTTTGTTAATCAATACTTTGTTGTATGTTGATTTAAGGGAGTGGAGACAGACAGGAGGCCATCAGCCTGGTATGCTGAGTTCTGGACAAGTTATTCATGATTCGGTTCCAAGTCCAACAGTCTCGGCATCTCGTAAGAAGCAGAAGGTAACAACATCTGTACCATCACAATCTTTTGGTGGGCCTTCTCCTTCATTTCATCCCCAACCAGTGGCTGCACCCCACCAGCCATCTTCTTCTGTTGGAAAACGTGGACCTGTTCCGGGATCTAAGGGAAAGAAGCAGAAACCAGTAAGTAAATGTAACAGTACTGTAACATTGTTCTTCTTCTCTCTGTGTTTATCTGCAGTGAGCTGGGTTTTATTCTCTTCATAGCTCCTTAAAAAGTTATTTGCCACTATGAAAACCTACATCAGCAAcattattgtgttaattttgGCTCTTTTATTTGCAGGGCCAAGCATTACCAGGAGTATCTTCAATAAAGCAATACCCTTCATCAGGACCAGGGGGAAGGAATCAAGTACCTAATAGAGTTACTTCTGGTACGGTCGCAGCTGAGCTTGCTGAGGGAGCATCACTTGAGTCACTCATTGGTAGGAGAGTACGAACAAGATGGCCTGATGACAATAACTTCTATGAAGCGGTTATCGCCGCCTACAATCCAGTAGAT
It contains:
- the LOC123905506 gene encoding protein EMSY-LIKE 4-like, with amino-acid sequence MDYEPYDSSGTDDDLPPTHQNRIPRGARLAGNGRSAVGSMSYPRMYGEIDMEAQIHQLEQEAYSSVLRAFKAQADAITWEKESLITELRKELRLSNEEHRELLGRVNADDVIRRIREWRQTGGHQPGMLSSGQVIHDSVPSPTVSASRKKQKVTTSVPSQSFGGPSPSFHPQPVAAPHQPSSSVGKRGPVPGSKGKKQKPGQALPGVSSIKQYPSSGPGGRNQVPNRVTSGTVAAELAEGASLESLIGRRVRTRWPDDNNFYEAVIAAYNPVDRLHNLVYDMGSANESLEWVNLSEISPEDIQWVKEDPGTNHRFGGSGHGINRSVGRDSVPGAGRGRGGTKGQSKKDFLPSQNGARKKAPDDIQILHTDTLVKEVERVFSANHPDVHEIEKAKKILKDHEQALIDAIARLADLSDGDSDEGGHHFSHAKSTDRE